The proteins below come from a single Bacillus sp. 2205SS5-2 genomic window:
- a CDS encoding lysoplasmalogenase has translation MIWIISIFIFLSASSYLIAYHLRNSFWVYTFKPGTILLMILMVSFGTEELTHESTWIIIGLIFSLSGDIFLMIPKNKFLEGLVSFLIAHLCYIIAFTQGLTNLSFEWNVGIPFFAVGILYYAYLLKSLKQEKNIVLQVGVFVYIVVICFMGVYSFSTGSQLAIIGSIIFLLSDAILALNKFAKPFQTAQYYVMITYYAAQYLISLSVLA, from the coding sequence ATGATTTGGATTATTAGTATATTCATTTTTCTTTCAGCAAGTTCATATTTAATTGCATACCATTTGAGAAACTCTTTTTGGGTGTATACGTTTAAACCTGGTACTATTCTGCTGATGATCCTTATGGTCAGCTTTGGTACAGAAGAGTTAACTCATGAGAGTACCTGGATAATCATTGGGTTGATTTTCTCTTTGAGCGGTGATATTTTTCTCATGATTCCAAAGAATAAATTCTTGGAAGGATTGGTTTCTTTTCTCATAGCTCATCTTTGTTACATTATCGCATTTACTCAAGGATTAACTAATCTCTCATTTGAATGGAATGTAGGAATTCCGTTTTTTGCAGTAGGCATACTCTATTATGCTTACTTGTTAAAGAGCCTTAAGCAGGAGAAAAACATTGTTCTACAAGTAGGGGTTTTTGTCTACATTGTTGTGATTTGTTTTATGGGAGTTTATTCCTTTTCAACGGGAAGCCAATTAGCGATTATTGGCTCAATAATCTTTCTGCTCTCTGATGCAATATTGGCATTGAACAAGTTCGCTAAGCCTTTCCAAACGGCTCAATACTATGTGATGATTACTTATTATGCTGCACAATATTTAATTTCCCTCAGCGTGTTAGCATAG